aaactaaatatttagtttaattgtatatttgtaaacATTTGTATGATGAGATTATGCAGTGGTTTCTTGATGGTCTTCTGTGAGTGTTTCCGAGCAACAAAAAATCGTCATTCCTCTCGATTGTAAAGGTtggtttttcataaagctgtttttaagttaagagcgactttaagaacgactggtgaagaTTCTCACATGTTaagtaatcaccaatgaacatctgatttaccacaagaaacgatcaccagtcattcttaaagtcgctccttatttacaaacagctttatgaaacggcccacTGGTACTTATACTGAAACGTTCTAATAGTATTTTAGTACTTTGTATACTTTGTCTGTTTTTATggccaaacaaaaaatatttaagacCCACCAAGTTTGTACTGCGTAGGCCTAATAGAATATTTCTCAGTGAATTTTGTTATCGTTAAAATATCTTATCCATATCTGCAAATTTTAAAATAAGATTCCTGACTTTGCTTGTATTTAAGCCTTACTTAATGAGTAACAAAGGATTTAAATTGGTAAAAAGAAAGGTAAACTTTCTGCTAACTTTCGTAAATGGAGGTTTGACTTTTGAACATTCTCTGTCTGTATTCTTTATGCACTGtaaatttgttcattatcaTGCATGGTCGTAATTCTCTtgatttatttgtaattttgtgttgaatgattatgttgttatattcgACTCCAATGACGTACAGATAAGGGGGCTTGGGGGCATGGACCCCCTAAGATTTTCACAacccagaaaaaaaggaaggaaagacagaattgaaaaggaaaattgatatattatgattacatcaaaatctatcacaaaatttgattgcaTTAAAACTGCTTGATATGTTGTTCACTCACTTTCCTCACTCGCAGCTTTTTAACCATTCTGCCCTGTAAATCTTGCCCCGGCCctcaaattaaatttttttactTGTACCTCATTATACTACTAATTGACTGATATCTGGAAACTGAAATTCAGTTTCAACTTGTAATGAAGACTTGCATCAATACATTCTAGCTTATatttaattaacaaaatattaggctTTTGTCCGATGAGCGGGGTtataaatagtaataatacGCATCCAAGCAGGAAACTGCATAATCAACCTTCCATAAGTTGTATATTAACCCTTTTGTTTTTAAGCCATATTATGCAAAGCATGCGATACATATATAAAGTTGAATGGATCTCTATGGTCCCAAAagatttcttcatttcttgTTTTAACGAGATGCAGTAAAGAATTGAGCAATACCCAACTGGCCATTGGCAAATTCCAACCTCTATCATTGTATTTAAGTCGTCCCGGGTGAGGGAAATCGGTAACAGGGGGAaggaaccccccccctcccaccacacaaaaaaatgctgcGACTCCTGTGAGCACTGGAATCAGAGCCAAGTTCAGTAGGGTGATATAGGAGTGCATATTGTGatcaatataaatacaatactattaacattttgttaaataacTCAATGCAGGTCTGAAATCCTGGAACCACAGAGGAAGTGGGATTCTGTCATTGTTCCTTCTTCTTACTTACCTCTCCCTCATTCTCTACGATGCTGGCCACTACGGAAGCATCTACTGGGGCAAGAAAGAGGATCTCATCCGATATATCAGCTACATGTCATACCTGATCTTTGCAGCAAGTACCCCGGCAGTCTGCCTCTTCGGTCTCATCCGGAATGCCGTCACTAACCCTGCTcagtgttttagccaatggccaCGCACCCTCGACATCAGGTACGTGGTACGGAGACTTCAATATCTGGACCTTGAGAGAAGAGGGCTTCCTAATAAGCCATTCCTGCTGGCCTGCACAGTATTCCCACTCCTTATTGCCATCTACAGACTTATGTTCTATGTTGTACTCTTGAAAACCAGCGTAAAGTTTCAAAGATATTTGGCATGTGCAACAACTGCTATTGGGCTCTCGCTCTATGGTTTCTTCTCCTACTTCATCTACCTTATGAGGATCTCATTTAAAGCTCATCTCACGCTTGACATTCACTTCATACGGAATCATGTTGGCCAGTTGGACGTTTGCAGGGCAAAGATGTCAACCACAGTGCAAGACTTTCTCAATTTACGACAACTTGCCAATGGGTTCATGGTGATGGTCTGTGGTGTAACAACATGGGCCATTGCAACACAGGTAAGGCACATCATCAAATACTCCAGCAAACTTTGTAATATATAGTTTTTATTCTGTTGTGTAATTGTTTAAGCAGCTGAGCCTACAATGTCATAACAGAAAAAGTTTCAAGATCCCCGCAAGACTGGAGACTAATGTATGTTCTGTGAAGCTATGCTTAGCTGACCTGTAATAAGGATGCTAGCAACATAACAGTTATAAGATTATTGTCTACAACTTTAAAATATGCTACAAGCCATTCATCTGGTTATCTGCGTAATCCCAAATCTTTTCCCGATCTTTTCCTCTCATCTTCACTTTTATCATATGATTActatcatgtttatttcctttgaAACAGATAACTTGGAACTACTTGTTATTCAGTGGCGTCTACCTGGACCCCAACGAGTCTCGCTACAACTGGAGCATCCAAATGTATATTAACGGCCTCATGGCGATGGAGAACACCTTGTTCTTTTTACTTCCATGTTTCGCCATTGGTGGCTTCAGTGTCAATATCATCTGGATCCGCTTCAGGTACCGCCTGCTAGAGCTCCGACGTGCTCGTCACGAGCGTTTCTGGTACCGTCTCCTGCAGTTCATCAAGGAGCAGGACCCCATCAAGAGTTCCATGCAGGTGACCATGCTCTTTACCCTCATCGGTCTGTTTGTAGCACTTCAGTTTGGAGAGCAGAATATCTATTACTATTTCAGTAATGTTACAGCCCATAATATCATGCCGATTCCTCCTAAGTTTTTGCACAACCTTCCTCCCCAGCCTGAAGGTGGAAACTTACAGCATGTGTTATTGCCCTGAATATTAGCCCATTGTTGTTTGGCTGATTATGCTGTAATAGGCATTTTCAATCCAATGGGTTAGCATGGATGGCAACAGTGGGATATGAGCCCATTGCATTGAAATGACTATTTAGTTTATTCTccttcattaaaggtcaagtccatcccagaaaaatgttgatttgaataaatagagaaaaatcaaaattttgctgaaaatttcatcaaaatcggatgtaaaataaattatgacttctcaaaattttgtttatgcaGATGAGACAGACAATGATGTctcttactatttcttttgttttttgttgctttaattctacaatatttcatttttacagatttgacaataaggaccaacttgattgaaccatatagtattaaacaaaattaaatgcttattccacatgttcagggagaaattaatagttgtttcacttgacaaaaaggagaaaatgagaatatttcatataatgaaatagagagtggatgatgtcatcagtctcctcatttgcatactgaccaggatgtgtatatgactgttttgtgaaactaagagaaaatttaaaatgtcataactttcttattttacaataacaattttgatgaaattttcagtgttatgcttgctggatttttctctatttatgcaaatcaactttttgttggggtggacttgtccattaaaatggtggcagcagtgggatagaCCCATTGCATTGAAATGACTAGTGAATTttatggtggcagcagtgggataaaCCCATTGAATTGAAATGTCTAGATAGTGGATTCTCTGTTTTTCATCacgaaaatgaaacaaaactgtTTATAAAACTCCAAACCCTTTATGATTATAGGCTAGAGAATTATTACACATATGACATCAACTTGTTAAGTAGTTTCAATTTTAATGAcaaagtaaacataagaaatactttcaatacaagaaatatacatgaataaatatttttcaatattattgaCAAGACTGCAACTGAAATGGGTCTCTCCTGAAAATTCAGGTTCCTGATCAACAAACGAATTCTTTAAATTCAAGGATATTTCCTCTTGTCAGTGACGTACTCCTGGGACCTACATTTAACAATATGGTTCTCCTCTAACTTCAACAACTGAAAATTGACCAAATATAGAGTTCTTCATGAAGTAATCTTAAGCCCAGACTTCTGTGGTTATAATCTTTGTTAAAACATtactttattatcataattttacattAAGTCAGGGCCACGTATGCATACAGACAGTCATAACGGCTGCATGGTAATAGGTCTGTTGGCTAGAATTGATGTGGAATCCATGAACCATATTGCACTTCTTAAAATTCAAAACAAGTATTGCAATGTGTCAAAATCTGATGAAATATAACAAACGTAATTTGCATtctcattatatatatacaattgaATGTTTCCCAGCATTTAAATAGAGCCAGTTGTATGcaaaaacattgtaaaaaaaactgttttataATGTAATTTAGCAAAGGCTCctgatcattaatttatttgaatatCAGTATTAAACCAGATGATTGATCAgcacaaatatatttatacactTTTTAGGCCTTGAAGAAGTGTCCACGGATTAGAAGAGGAAATTAGAACAAGCAAgagcatatatacatgtatattgaaataaCCCAGTCCACAATCATTGATTGTAAAGTTGATAATGGCTATTTACATATATGTAAAATGGAACATAAGATTTACCGATAATGTATGTTAAAATGATGTACAATGATGTAGCAAGGTAGTGGGGAAACAAGAAGTACAAAGTTTATTggtacataaacatttcagaaTATTGGAGGATTTTACCAATAGAGTACCAACTACAATATCAATGCACTGCAGAATGATAGttataaagataaataccagttgtggtaacaatctcaaaatgagttcgaaacagaatccaatgaaataacCATCAAAgtgtatatgtataaatataaaatacacaTGTGCCCAACAGCTCTGGAGGAAAATgcgcaattgctgagaaattagcaaaattagCACGGAATTTCATCAAATGTCCAGGTATTTTCGAAGAAATATTAACACACTAATTACATTAatctaccagatctagatgtttgataatatttttacgattaaccttgattttaaagactttctcatgatataattgtttgctgcaactactaaGTACTGTCTTTTACCTTAAAGTTTACAGACAAATCAGaagaagaaaagtttgtttcaAAGCTTATATGAACTGCTTACTTGGCAAGTTGAATCTGGGATGTAATGGCCGGCTGGAACTGAATTTAATACAGATTGAACTATTTTCATCTAACGTCTGAAAACATATCAAATGCCTATATTGTATCATGGGAGGTCTCATATTGGTTCtgtgtttattttcaaattatttgcaCAACCCTATTGTTAAGTATCGGAATGTCAACAATGTGTTTCATAGCTACCAGaagttattaaaaaataattgcttCCTTAAACTCCAAACTGTATACAGAAGAATAGGTATATGGCTGTTTAGCTTCCCCATAATGTCATCTGTTACAAactggaaaaataatttcacataaattctttataaaacctttattgtatatatttttgcatgaataGTCTGAATGCTTACTATTATCTTGCTTGGAATGTGATCTTTTGTGACTGTTGCCCCGTTTTGAGCATCTGCTAGATGATCTGCAGTGCTGACGAATTTCCTGCATATCGATATGGGATCGCTTATAACGCTCATTGGTGGTTTGGTTTGTTATGGCAAGGTAGATGTGATAGAACATGAATGCTGCCACCAAGAGGCTGAGTAGTGCCAGTGACATCATGATGAACACAGGCATAGGTCTCTCCATAAATAAATGCTGTTGAAATAAccacatttttttcagatttattcatttatctgttTAAATACATAATAACATTTGAACAAGAGCTAAATGGAACCATTCATACACAATCACCTTGCAAGATGATTTACAATGTAATTTAGCAACAATTTGAGCAAGTGTGATCAGGGATTCCATCCCCTCAAACCAAGTTTATTACTGCTGATGGAGGTGGGGTGACTAGAAAATAAGCTATATAAATCAAAGTGTTTTTTAACTTATTTGTGGAGACGAAAAAATGGAAGGATATGCAGTAGCTTACATTGgcttttatttgtaattatatttgatttgcaTTTATGTTTGATgtgatggaaatgaaataaatttcttgaatcttgaatagTCGGTGAACTttagtaattattttttttatggaatGGGTTACCAGGATCTCTGCTGTTTCGTCTCAGAAGAAGAAATTAGAAGGTGAGGATGTAAAAGATACTGAGTTAGACTCCTGCTATGAACAACTACAAAAGTGGCCCTGATTTTGTGAGTGCACCTGAAGTCTAGAATAAGATTCAAAGGTAAAATGCagattcgtctaatgccaactcgtccactcatcacacgttctaccttcatttagtctaatgctgTTCCgcccatcaacatttcgtctaacaaccatttggccCAATAACCATCTGGTCCCATggcactttgtctaatcaccagttcgtctgcAACCATTCCGTTGTATAACCAGCTGGTCctatacccattttcttttcattcattttgccaaatAAACACTACTCCAAataccaaatggtatatggattaaatggctattggaaCTCCTGattattagaccaaatagtGAGTGGACAAAAAGGCAATCAGGCCATGTGGAAAGCAGAATAACTGATGGTAGatcaaatgatagtagatgagttGATTGAATTGGCACTAgacaattggaaataaaccgatTCAAATGGGCAGGTCCATTCATTGGGTTGGGGACAAAAAGGACAATGGCCCAAAGTCTGAAGTCAGGTTTTCATCAACCTTCTGGTCTAAAACTGCAGTTAGACAATGGATAGGGACAAGTTCATTTTGTCTGCTCATTACAAACTGTTACTGACATGGGATGATTACTGAAGTGGTAATCATTCCGGTAATGCAGCGGAAAGCTACCTTGCTGAGGTCTTACAGGAGTTACTTCCTCAGAAATAGAAACAGTGCTTATAACAATCTaaatcaaagaaaggaaaacTAAATCTCACCTGTACAGCAACTCGGAAGGTCACCGGCCAAAGCTTCCCATCGGGTCCTACATAGCTAGACTCCAGTAAACGGGATGCCTTGGCATACTGACTCAGGGTAGACATGATACTGTAAGATACAAAACCTGTCCCAAAGAACAAAGACGTGACTAGAGCAAGAAAGTAGCGGTGGTTGAATCCCCCGATGCAATTGTTTAACCACGTGCAATGGTGATCAAAGCGATGAACACAATGGTTGCATGTGCCTGGAAtacatacaaataaatatatactatatatatgTGCATTCATCTTTACACAGAAAATGTAATGTTTCTGTGCACATACTACGAGAAATAAtccataattttatttcattcagcCTATTGGTATGATTACCAAATTGGTTGTGAACAATGATATGAAGTCAAATAAACCAAGAAGGGAACCCTTTTTTTCTATAaatcaagttttaaaaaatgaagacaatACTAATTTTCACTTTATTATTGAAAAGGTGGTTCAGCAAAATGGCATTGCATCTGTAGTATTTAATGGAAGGGAGAGACATTTAATTTGTTCAACTTGACTTGTAGGCACCATGCGGTACAGTCCATGAAGATCCATGTAAGATCCAGGGGACAAAGATCCTTGAGGATACATGTGACTGGGGCTTGggaattaattcatttattctgtAAAATAATCCTGATGTCAGCTATAATTGTAATCAAAGCAATGGAATAAGATTATTTAGATTTGGCAAAAAGTTCTCAAAGAATATCAGAGTTGTGTGACTAACCACCCCAA
This genomic window from Lytechinus variegatus isolate NC3 chromosome 10, Lvar_3.0, whole genome shotgun sequence contains:
- the LOC121422607 gene encoding palmitoyltransferase ZDHHC4-like isoform X1, producing the protein MDFFILIVAYGVTFASFSYILLLGDGRYHRNGVIGKLRQAIVQTVKWMHENLLPEAIQRLVSRIINYLIHERNPCFQYFYIMVLLLALYFYTVDVLPLALTVGTPPSIIVISYFCFASCFVFFVICSKSDPGVITIETLHTFRDVYEMDYVLYQKGAECWTCKFEKPARSKHCGTCNHCVHRFDHHCTWLNNCIGGFNHRYFLALVTSLFFGTGFVSYSIMSTLSQYAKASRLLESSYVGPDGKLWPVTFRVAVQHLFMERPMPVFIMMSLALLSLLVAAFMFYHIYLAITNQTTNERYKRSHIDMQEIRQHCRSSSRCSKRGNSHKRSHSKQDNSKHSDYSCKNIYNKGFIKNLCEIIFPVCNR